A genomic window from Nicotiana sylvestris chromosome 11, ASM39365v2, whole genome shotgun sequence includes:
- the LOC104224899 gene encoding uncharacterized protein — MKKDYLIDLKIPKFKVASERNKRNRDHQIIKHTYGTKSFAEVEESTRNPITGELDTPDKVWEIQHTRKDGRGELVWLDSQSQQIHGQLQEVVAQQQSEDIEHPMTRDEILSSVVGERTGYVRGKGYGKKPPKKSNIQQANIEASVSSAIDIVRQEMQAEMDSKLQEEREQMASELRRNMEIELERKLAEERQHANEERQHANAETDKRISLEVEKKMHEQFASFLTRMQQQQVLAPLFLNNSSSFLNSVVTSCLGV; from the exons ATGAAGAAAGATTATCTCATCGACCTGAAGAT TCCGAAATTTAAG GTTGCAAGTGAGAGGAACAAAAGAAATAGAGATCATCAAATAATTAAGCATACTTATGGTACAAAGTCTTTTGCAGAAGTAGAGGAATCTAcg AGAAATCCTATTACTGGAGAATTGGACACACCAGATAAAGTTTGGGAGATCCAACATACACGCAAGGATGGTAGAGGCGAACTAGTGTGGTTGGATTCACAATCCCAACAAATTCAT GGTCAACTCCAGGAAGTTGTCGCTCAACAACAATCTGAGGATATCGAGCATCCCATGACTAGAGATGAGATTTTATCCTCCGTTGTTGGTGAGAGAACAGGCTATGTTCGTGGAAAAGGATACGGAAAGAAGCCTCCTAAAAAGAGTAACATTCAGCAGGCAAACATAGAGGCCAGCGTGTCTTCTGCTATTGATATTGTGCGTCAAGAGATGCAAGCCGAGATGGATAGTAAGTTGCAAGAAGAACGTGAACAAATGGCTTCTGAGTTGCGAAGAAATATGGAAATTGAGTTGGAAAGGAAGTTGGCAGAGGAGCGTCAACACGCAAATGAGGAGCGTCAACACGCAAATGCAGAAACAGACAAGAGGATCTCTCTAGAAGTGGAGAAGAAGATGCATGAACAATTTGCTAGTTTCTTGACCAGAATGCAACAACAACAGGTACTTGCTCCGCTCTTTCTTAACAATTCTTCTTCCTTCCTTAATTCGGTAGTGACTTCATGTTTAGGGGTTTAG